The DNA segment GTTTAGTCATGGATACAAAGGAATATTACTTGGATATTCTATACTAAAAATATAATGACATAAGGGTTTTTAACTTTATGGAATTGTTTATGAAAGATAATTTTTTATAATAAACATGCATTCGCATGAAAGTTGTAAAAACTTATTGAAAAATATGATCATTAAATGTAAAATTAAAATAACGACAAGGTGTCCGGATGCCTTCGGATTCACTGTCCGGATAAGCCGGAATACGCACCTCCTCTTTATTATAAGTTAGTAGCCTAGATATTGAACAATATTTTCCCATATTTTAACAGCAATGCCATACGCATCACCTGCATTATTTTCAGCCATAAAATTCATTGTCATTTTTAATTTTAAATCTTTATTTTTAGTTACTTCACATTCAATCACATTATTAAATGAGTTATCACTATCAATGCTAAGCCACCCATATGACAGATATATATTTTGACTTATACCACCGAGCAAATTCCCCAGCCATATTTTAATCGCATACTTTTCCATACCGTTTATATAGAATCTTATAATAGCCTTTTGATTGTGTATAATATCTTTTTCATAATCAAAATTATTATTTTTTCGTTTAGTCTGCTCCGCAAAGTCAGATAAATGGGATAATATTTCAGCATAACTTTGTTTCATAAATTTATTTTTATCCAAATCCGTTATTTCTTTAAAGTTGGGAATTATACCAATATCTCCATTTTCCACCCCATCATAAATAATTTTCTTTGAATCTAATTTAGGTTTGGCTCCTACTTTTGGTACATCAATTACATCTACCTGATAAATCCTATGCAGTAATTCATCAAACTTAATATCAAATTGCTCATCATGTGAAAAGTCAATAAAATGAAACCCTTCCAGATAAAATGGGACGGCTTTTCTATAGTCTCCCTTATGCCTCATTATTAAGATTATTTTATCTAGATTATCTTTTATATATTGTATTAACAAGTTCGTTTCATAGCCAACTCCACCCTGGAAAGTATCTGCTTTATTAGCATAGTTCTCAGTAAGAATGAGTAAGATATTATCACTATTTTTTATCTTTTCTACCATCATTCTGTTCAAGTTAACAGTCCTACTTTGTGTTTCAAATTTATCAATTGTTGCAGCAACACCATTTTCTCTTAATTTAGCCGCTAAAACTGTTACCCAGTCTTCGTGTTTCTCATTATCCCAACTATAACTGATGAATACTGAAGGATGTTCTTTTGACATTTTTATCGCCTTGTATAATATATTTAGGTTAATAAAGGCAACCTATAATCCTTTTTTAACTGATAAATTATACTTAAAATTGTATAATTAAATTATTAAATGCTCTCTAACCATTTTAATATATACTCAGGGCTTTCCCTTAAAACATACATTCTCTTATAATTCTCTTTATTTTCTAGTATATTTTCTTTTATGAGAACTTTAATAACGCTGTATACAAGCGTCTTTGGAGACTTTTTATAATTTGTTTCTTGAATAATTTTATCATTCAATAGTGAAGATATCGTAGATGTCTTTATATAATCCTTATTATATCTAACAAATTGATCTATGATAGTTCGAACAATTTCTTCAAATATGTGTATTGGAATTATATTGGGATAACTACTGCTTCCATCAGGCCTTGCCGTTTCAATTCTTATGTTTTCATTTTCCTTCTTCCACGTTGTTCTATCTGCTACATCTTTTATGTCTTTTTCATTCTCCTCTTCAATTTCTTCGTTATCTTCTTCCTGGTCATTATCAATTATGTAATCTCCAAATATCTCTTTGTAAGAGCCCTTTAAATTTGCTAGTTCATTCATATGGTTTTTAACTTTTTCAAACATTTGTAATGCATTTTGTATTTCTTCAACTTGACCATTTTTACTGCAATCAGGTATATGCTCTTGCAGGATTTTATTTTTTAGATTTTCTAAACTATCCTCCAATAAGTCGTATGAAGCGCTTATGTCCTCAATTTCCTTTTTAAAAACCGTATTCATGCTTATACCCCCGATATTTTTTTGTAAATATAACTGACCTGCTCACATCTTTAAAGTTCTTTAATATTAAAATGTAATTTTACCTACTATTACTAACTCACCCTAATACCTCAGATAACCTAAATACTTGCCATATTCCTCTAGCCTGTCCCTAATCAACTCATCATTTGGGTCAAGCCTCATTGCATAATTAAAATAAGCCCTTGCCTTTTTAAAATCTTTCTTCTGGTCATATGCATGCCCCAGTTTTTTTACTATATAAAGCATTCCAGGAGTCTTTTTGTTAATTTCCTCTAATATATCTATGGCATTTTCCTGTTCGCTATTTAAACCATAAGCACACGCTAGCCTATATCTGTAATTTAAGTCATCGGGATTTCTTGATACAAGTTTTTCGTAAACTTTGACTGCTTCCTCGTATCTTTTTAGTTCAAAGAATAATTTCCCTTTTAAATATAGAAGATTATCTTCCAATGCCTCTCTTCTTATTTCTTCTACTTTTTCAATATCTATGCTTTTTAACATATCAATGCTATCAAAATATCTTCGCTGCTGAAAATACGTGTAGGCAGTGTGATATAATACATCAGCAGAT comes from the Tepidanaerobacter acetatoxydans Re1 genome and includes:
- a CDS encoding toll/interleukin-1 receptor domain-containing protein, encoding MSKEHPSVFISYSWDNEKHEDWVTVLAAKLRENGVAATIDKFETQSRTVNLNRMMVEKIKNSDNILLILTENYANKADTFQGGVGYETNLLIQYIKDNLDKIILIMRHKGDYRKAVPFYLEGFHFIDFSHDEQFDIKFDELLHRIYQVDVIDVPKVGAKPKLDSKKIIYDGVENGDIGIIPNFKEITDLDKNKFMKQSYAEILSHLSDFAEQTKRKNNNFDYEKDIIHNQKAIIRFYINGMEKYAIKIWLGNLLGGISQNIYLSYGWLSIDSDNSFNNVIECEVTKNKDLKLKMTMNFMAENNAGDAYGIAVKIWENIVQYLGY